CGATGGAACATTTTCGGAAAATGTATCCGGACGATGAATTTTATTTTATTATAGGAGCAGATTCCCTTTTTTCAATCGAAACATGGAAACACCCGGAAAGACTTTTTAAGGCATGTATTATTCTTGCAGCGTGCAGAGATGAGGCGGCGACCAAAGAGTCCTTAAATGGACAGATACAGATGCTTAAAGGAAAATATGGAGCATATATAAAGTTCCTTGCAATGCCTTTAGAACACGTATCGTCTCATGAAATCAGAAAACTTATAGAATCAGGAGAACCTGTGTCAGAATACATTCCGGCAGAAGTCGAAGCTTACATCAGAAAGGAAGGACTGTATGGATCAGGAAATCGAAAAAATCAGTAAAAAATTAATGAAAGAACTGGATGAAGACCGCTATCGCCATACACAGGGGGTAATGTATACTTCAGCAGCACTGGCAATGCGTTATGGCGCAGATTTGAAAAAGGCTTTACTTGCCGGACTTTTACATGATTGCGCAAAATGCATTCCAGGACATACAAAGATAAAAATGTGCGAAAAATACAATCTGGAGATTTCAGAAATCGAACGAAAGAATCCAAGTCTCTTGCATGCAAAATTAGGTGCTTATCTAGCGAAAGATAAGTATGATATAGAAGATGAAGAGATTCTTATGGCAATTCGCTCTCATACGACAGGACGTCCGGGAATGAGTCTTTTAGAAAAGATTGTATATATTGCAGATTATATGGAGCCGGGGCGCAAAGAGCTGCCCAATATGATGGATGTGAGACATTTGGCATTTGAAGATATTGATAAGTGTCTATATCGTATTTTGCGAGATTCCCTGGTGTATCTGAAAGCGCAGGACATGCCAATTGATCAGACAACCGAAGAGACTTATCAATATTACAATGAACTTTATTCCAAACATTAATAATTAATAGCAGATATGCGATGGGCGATGGCGTCCACGATAGGTGACGGGCAACAAAATCACTCGCATTCCTGCAAATTTAAAATAACAGGAGGAGACAGAATGAATCAGGCACTGGAAATGGCACGCGTAGCATATCAGGCACTGGATGAGAAAAAGGGTGAAGATATTCGTGTGATCGATATATCTGGGATATCTGTCATTGGAGATTATTTTGTTATAACAAACGGAACCAGTGACAGTCAAGTACGTGCACTTGTTGACAATGTAGAAGAGAAGATGCATAAAGCCGGATATGAGTTGAAAGAGCAGGAAGGTAATAACAGCGGTACATGGGTACTTCTGGATTACGGTGATATCATCATTCATATTTTTGACAGAGAAAACCGTCCATTCTATAATCTAGAGAGAATCTGGAGTGATGGAAAAGACGTTGAGATGAATGAATTATCTTAATAAATGAATTTAGATGATGCCAGGATTGTGGGAGTGCAACGCACGGAACAATCCGTAGGCATCATAGTTGGGGCTTTTGACCCCAACATCATTTAGATACAACAGAAGAGTGGAATATAAAAAACGGTATGGCGCAGTGATATGTACCCAGAATCCTGGACACATATTTATGAACTAGGCTGAACACATGGATGCTATCCTGTATTGTACAGGTGGCATCCATTTTGTTTTTGCCTGAATTCTTTTGTTATTATAATAATCTATATATTCTTCAACCGCTTGTGAGAATTCTTCGAAGGAAGAATAGTCTTTCTCATAACCATAATACATCTCATTTTTCAATCTTCCAAAGAATGTCTCCATAATACAATTGTCATAGCAATTACCTTTCCGTGACATGGATTGTACAATGCCATGTTCTTGTAAGGCATTTCTAAAATTGACATGCTGATACTGCCACCCCTGATTAGAATGAAATATTAATCCTTCGACAGAAGGAAATTTTTCAAAAGCTTTATTTAGCATTCTTTCTATCTGGCCAAGATTAGGAGTCCTAGATAAATCATATGAAATAATTTCGTTTGTATTCATATCTAGCACTGGCGATATATAACACTTTCCCCATGAAAAATTGAATTGAGACACATCTGTGGTCCATTTTTGTAAAGGCGAAGTTGTGCTGAAATCTCTGCCTATTATATTATCAGCAATCTTACCAACTTGTCCCTTATAGGAATGATATTTTTCCTTTGGTCGTTTGCCGGCTAATCCTGATTCATGCATAAGACGCTGAACTCTCTTATGGTTCACCTGATACCCGCGATTAATAAGTTCCTGGTGAACCCTTCTTACGCCATATCTGCGTTTGTTCTCCTCAAAAATATTTTTTATTTCTTCTAGTACTTCTTGATTGCGTTCGGCAACAATATCGTTTCTGTTAATCTCAAAATAGTAAGTAGATTTAGCCATATGCATTGCTTTTAGGAGATACTTTAGTTGATATCCTTTTTCTCTGAGTTCTTTGATGATTGCTGCTTTTTCGCCTTGAGTTGCGCAACCCATTTTTCTTGCCTCAAGGCAATCCGTTTTTTTATTACTTCATTCTCGGCTTTGATATATTCATTTTCAGTTCTCAAGCGTATCAGTTCTTCTCGTTCCGATTCTGTTAAAGGTAATGGATTTGTTGATTTTTTCATTCTCGGTTCCTTTGTTGGTCGTCCTCTTTTACTTTCTACCAATCCATTATATCCTTGTAATTTATATTTGTGTACCCATTGATAAAGCAGTCCTGCATTAATGCCTGCTTCTATGGCAACTTTCGTTCTTGGTGTGCCTGCAATAACCTTTGAAATCAGTTCAAGTTTTTCTTCGGGTGTCCATACCTTATTAAACACCTTATGTTTTAAAACTTCTGGACCATGTAAATCAACCAATCTGGACCATTCTCGTATATGCCTTTTGAGAGTATTGGGATTCAGCCCCTCTGGGATGTCAGGATACGAACCCGAATGATACAATTCAACACACATCATTTTAAACTCATAACTATAACGCATAAAAATACCCTCCTTACTGATTGTCCAGTAAAGAGGGTACATATCACAGGTCATACCGTTTTTATAATAAAGATACCAGGGTTCCAATATGAGCATAAAAGTGGAGTGAAAGCAGGATGTGAAAATGAAATCCTATGAGTTACTATGGAAAAGCACTTGTGCAATGAAATACACAAGTGCTGAAGCCGTACTAAAAATATGAAAATTATTTAAAGAATCTAAATACACCAATCACCTTGCCAAGAATCTGGCAGTCTCTTACGATGATCGGATCCATAAAGTCGTTCTCCGGTTGAAGTCTGATAAATCCCTCTTCTTTATAAAAAGTCTTTACAGTTGCACCATCATCGATCAATGCAACAACCATATCTCCGTTATCTGCTGTCTGCTGTTGTTCTACCAGTACCATATCCCCGTTAAGAATACCGGCATTGACCATACTCTCACCGCAAACAGTCAGCATGAAGGTCTGATTATTCGGCATGAATTCCATCGGAATAGGAAAGTAGTTTTCGATATTCTGCTGTGCCAGAAGAGGTTCTCCGGCTGCTACACGACCGATTAGCGGAACATTGACCATCTCACGTCTGTTAAAATTAAAAGACTCATCTAAAATCTCAATTGCCCTCGGTTTTGTCGGGTCACGCTTAATATATCCATTCTTCTCCAAAGTCTCAAGATGAGAATGGACAGAAGAAGTAGATTTTAGATGAACAGCTTCACATATGTCACGTACTGCAGGTGGAAATCCACGTTCCAGTATCTGTGATTTGATATAATCTAAAATCTCTTGTTGTTTTGGAGTAATCTTACCCTGTGCCATAATTATAATAACCTCCCGTATATTCACACCAGCTCTTTTAGATAGTTATAGTTTAGCAGTATATGACAGAGCAACAAGCCCTTTTGTAAAACTATATAAGAACTGTACAAAATTGTTTCATTAACGTTCGTTGGCTTGATATAGAGCCTCTAATTTGATGGTTATATTTTATCACAGGGCATATTAAAAAGCAAACAAATGTTTAGAAAATATGTTCGGATTTTTATAAAAAGATATTGACATCCAAACAACTGTTCGATATAATATAATCACGAACAAAAGTTCGAGAACATTCATTCGATACTACAAAAAGATATAGTTACAATTTAGAATTTCATGTTAGGGAATCAAAAAAGAGGAGTGTAAAAGTTATGAGAATGGGTAACGAATATGCAGTAGAAAGAACAATGGGAAGAACAGAATCAGGAAAGTGTCAATCGAAAACGCATAAGACATACAGAGACACATTAACACTTTGGATTGTAGCATTTATTATGATTGCTGGATTAAGTATTGCACTTGGAAGCAATCTGGTATCCGCCCACGATAAGAGTGAACAGCCAGAACAGAAATTTTACAAGAGCATTGAGATCAAAGAAGGTGATACGTTATGGGGAATCGCTAAAGAATACAGAGGTGATGACTACGATTCTATTTATGACTATATTGATGAAGTAATGTCTATTAATGGACTTACATCAGATCAGATCCACGCAGGACAATACCTTACAGTAGCTTATTATGACACACAGGCAAGATAATTAGTCTGTTGTGTAAATAATATAGCGTTTAAGATATATTTTATTACTCAGATATATAAGAATGTTATTCTCTTATATATAAACACTCACCCATGGACAGGGCATAAGATTAGAGATAGTTTTATGCCCTGTCTTTATACTAAGAAGAGAATTGACAATAGAATTACAAGAAGTTATCATAAATATATTAGACGTAAATAAAATAGTTAATTTCATTATAGGGAGGCATAGACGTGAGTGAAAAATTGAAATTTAGTTTGCTGATATGTTTTTTCTTTTTATTAATGATAATTTCAATATGTCTTATTATAAAACGTTGGAATCGATATAGTACATTTTCAAACGGAACATATAAAAATGCAGGGCAAAAATTAATTTTCGAAATTTTCTTTTCGAAGGAGGAAGCAATACAAAGATTATATAGTCCTGCTGAAAGTGATACTTTGGATTATGAATTTTGGAACGATAATGGAGAGTATTATATAAAAGTAAAAGGTATTAAACGTTTTCAGCAAATGAACGGAGTTTTAACGGCTGCTTTTAAAGTGGATTTTATACAACAGAACGGTAAGAATTATATGGTTGTAGACCACATTAATAATATGCAGCTTTTATATTCGGCTGGATACGAAGCAGAATTATTTGAATTTATGACTAAAAAACTAAACTGTGTTCCTGTTTCAGAAGAAATTATAAAAGTAGATTGTTATAATTAATTTTAGATTTAGATTTTTTAGCAATATAACATATATATATATAGGAGGAACCAAATGGAATATTTAACATTTGTGGAAGAATTAAAAAAACATATACTAAAGAATGAAAAATGGAACATTTCCGAAGAAAATTATAAATTTTATCCCGACGGATATAACGCTGAAAGTGATATCGAAAAAGAGTTTATACGAAATACAAATGTAAAATATAATCGTGTGGAATCGGACACGTTAATCGGTGACTTTCTTAATTTAACTGTAACATTAGAGGGCAGGACAGATACTTATTGCCGATTCTCTGTCAAAGAGTTATATAATGAATATCAGGAATATGGCTGGGAGAGAGTTGATTTTATTATCAGTGAAAATATTAAGCTGGCATCATTTTACAGTCCGGATGAGATTATGAAGAATATTACAGATTATGAGTTTATTCGTAATCGTCTGATTGTCCGGCCAATAAATTTTACCGATAATAAATATGAATTAAAGGATTGTGTATACAAGAAGATTGGTGATATTGCACTTGTATTATATGTATTGCTTTATGACGATGAAAAAATGGGATTAGGCACTGTGAAAGCCCAAAAAGCATTTATTGATAAGTGGGAGAAGGATTATGGGGAGATATGGGAAGATGCATTACGGAATACGAATGTCTGGGCACCGCCGCGTATGTACATGCGTGCAGAAGATTTAATTGATCCACCATATACTCAGGGAGCGTTTATGGCATTTGGATATAAGTTTGAAAAGATAAATCCGTTATTTGCACCGACAATTACGACAGTGAAAAAGAAAAATGGAGCAATTGCAATGTTTTATCCTGGAGTATTAGAGAAACTGGCAGAAATTTGTGGCGGAAGTTATTATGTATCATTTACAAGTATTCACGATGTACGAATTCACCCTGTATCAACAGTGCAGCCGAGACGGATTCTTCGCTCTTTAAAAGATGTAAATAAAATGTTTAATCAAGCGAGTGATATTCTGAGCCGTCAAATATTTGTTTATGATAACGAGAAGAAAGAATTAAAACCTATGGAAATGTAACTTTGAAATATTTTCAGTTGGCAATCCACCTGTAAATGTTCCAATGTTAATTAGATAATATAAATAAAAGGGAGGTCCTAGTTATGCCATTACCAAAAGAACAACATAAATATACAGTTGATGATATTTTGGCTTTACCAGATGGTCAGCGTGCAGAATTAATAGACGGACAGATTTATGATATGGGAACACCGACAAAAACACATCAAGATATACTTGGATATTTATTTTTTAGTGTACAGAGCCATATCATGAATAATAAAGGTTCTTGTCAGGCAATGTTGGCACCATTTTCCATTTTTTTGAATAACGATGATAGAAATTATGTCGAACCGGATTTATCTGTAATATGCAATCCATCAATTCTTGATGAAAAAGGGTGTCATGGAGCACCGGATTGGATAATTGAAATTGTATCTCCAAGTAGTGAACGGATGGATTATGTTGTAAAAACATTCAAATATCGGACTGCTGGAGTTCGAGAGTATTGGGTTATAGACAAAACCTTGCAAAAAGTAACAGTTTTTGATTTTGAAAATGACAATATGTTTGAATATGATTTTACACAGAAAATTCCCGTTTTGATTTATGATGGCGAATTGGAAATTGATTTATCCAGATTTATTTAGCTATGATTTAGGAGGCTAAAGTTCATTCTAGAGTTATTTATATATATGTTCACATTAGTAAAATCAATCTATACGACAAACACCGATTTTTCCAAAAGATGTAGATATGAAGATGAAGTTATGGTATAATTTACGTAGATTTTTATATGAAATAAAGGATATTCCAATATTCAAAGGATCATATAGACACATAACGTAATTAATACGAGGGGAAAATATTATGGCAGACAAAACAATAACTAAATCATCAACTATGACAAGCGATTATTACAAGCAGACACAGATAGACCAGACACTGAGACTTAGAGAAGTCTTAAAGACTTTGCCGCCATTCGCGAAGGATTATTTCCGGGCTATGGAGCCCAAATCGTCTGCAAAGACGAGAATCAATTATGCATATGATATCCGGGTGTTCTTTCATTTTTTATTAGAAAATAATCCGATTTACAAGAATTATACGATGGATCAGTTCCGGGTTCAGGATCTGGAGCGTATTGAGCCTGTTGATATTGAAGAATATATGGAATATCTGAAGGTTTATAAGCGTGAGGACAACGAAATGATTACCAACGGTGAACGTGGGTTAAAACGTAAAATGTCAGCGCTTAGAAGCTTTTATTCGTATTACTTTAAGCATCAGTACATTGCCACGAATCCGACGCTTTTAGTAGATATGCCAAAGCTTCATGACAAGGCGATTATACGTTTGGATATTGATGAGGTGGCAATGCTTTTGGATTATGTGGAATCTGCAGGAGAACATCTGACTGGACAGGCACTTGCATATTATCAGAAAACAAAGAATCGTGATCTGGCGATTCTTACACTTCTTCTCGGTACTGGAATCCGTGTTTCAGAGTGTGTAGGTTTAAATCTTACAGATGTAGATTTTAAGAATAATGGAATTACGGTTACGCGAAAAGGCGGAAGCCAGATGGTTGTTTATTTTGGTGATGAGGTTGCGGATGCACTTGAGAATTACATTGAAGCTGACAGGAAAGTCATTACTCCCCTCTCCGGCCATGAAGAAGCCTTATTTTTGTCAACGCAAAGAAAGCGTATGGGGGTTCAGGCAATTGAGAATATGGTGAAGAAATATGCCCGTCAGGTAACTCCGAATAAAAAAATCACACCTCATAAGCTTCGTAGTACCTATGGCACGTCGCTATATAAGGAAACAGGTGATATTTATCTTGTGGCAGATGTCCTGGGGCATAAAGATGTTAATACGACCAAAAAACATTATGCAGCTATTGATGAAGACAGACGCCGTATGGCGGCGTCTGCAGTGAAATTAAGAGAATAAATTTTAAAAATTAAAATTTTTTTGATTTTTGATGTAAGAAAATAGTATTCAAACAAAAAACTAAAACAGTTGAATAAAAAATAAGAAAGCAGAATCTATTTCTGACTGAGAAAATGTTCCGCTTTCTTATTTTTTATTGTTATATAAGACTGAAGTTAAAAGGTCTCAACTATGATACCCGGGATTTTTTCATTTAGTATATCTTTTTATTAATTTTCTGATCATCTTTGATTTCAATCAGTTTAAGAATCGCGTCAACAGTACCTTCAATGCCGAGTTTGGAACTATCCAGACAGAACTGATAGCTGTTTGCATCTCCCCAGCGTTTGTTTGTATAATAATTATAATAGCTGCTACGCTGTTTATCTGTCTTACGGATCATATCTTTTGCCTTTGCATCTGTCAGATCAAAATCACGTGCGATACGGCGGATACGGGCATCCATATTTGCATGAATAAATACGCTTAAAAGCTCAGGATTATCTTCTAATGCATAATCTGCACATCTTCCGACAAGAACACAAGGTCCGGCTTTTGCAATCTTTTTTATCGCATCAAATTGTGCAAGAAAAACCTTATGATTTAATGGCATATCCGTATAACTTCCGGATGAATAACCAAAGGAATATGTATCCATTACTAGAGAATACAGAAAGCTGTTTGTTGGTTTTTCATCATGGCTTTCAAAAATCTCCTGGCATATTCCGCTTTCTTTTGCTGCAAGATCCAGCATATCTTTGTCGTAACATTTAATACCTAATTTTTCAGCTAATTTATGACCTATCTCGCATCCTCCACTACCAAATTCACGTCCGATTGTAATAATTGTATTTGTCATATTTATCACGCTCCTTTAAATATATAGACATTATACTATAAATTGCGTGAAATGTATAGAAAATTTAATTTAATTTCTCTAATAAATTCAAAAAATAATCAGGTAAAGGAGCATTTACTTCAATATATTCATTAGTACGTGGGTGGATAAATCCAAGTGTTCTAGCATGCAGGGTCTGCCCTACGAGCTTAGAAAATGGACATTTTTTGGGGCCATATACCTGATCACCGAGAAGTGGGTGTCCAATACTTGCCATGTGTACGCGAATTTGATGTGTACGCCCGGTTTCAAGCTTACATTGGATATAAGTGTAGTCGCCAAAGCGTTTCAGCACTTTGTAATGGGTAATGGCATTTCTTGCATTTTTAGCATGGATGCTCATTTTCTTACGATCTGTTGGATGACGTCCGATAGGTGCATTTACAGTTCCTTCTTCTTCTTTGATATTTCCATGTACAATGGCTTCGTAAATTCGATTAATAGAGTGTTCTTCTAATTGCACAGCAAGGCTCTGGTGAGCCATGTCATTTTTACAGATGATCAGAGAACCGGTTGTATCCATATCGATGCGGTGTACGATTCCGGGACGGGAAGTGCCGTTGATACCGGAGAGCTCATTACCACAATGATACATTAAAGCATTGACCAATGTTCCACTGTAATGCCCAGGGGCAGGATGGACTACCATTTGTTTTGGCTTATTGACGACAATTACATCTTCATCTTCATACAAAATGTCCAGAGGAATGTTTTCTGGCTCGATATCGGGTTCTTTTGCCTCTGGGATACATACTTCTACCCTGTCACCTAAAACAAGCCTGTAATTGGCTTTTACAGGCTTGTTGTTGACTTTAATATATTGTTCTTTAATTAATTTTTGAAGATATGATCTAGATCGTTCCGGCATCTCCTCAGCAAGATAACGGTCAATACGGTCTCCTTCTTCATTTTCAACTGTGAAATATTCTGTCAAGGTCTTCCTCCTTATAATAAAACAACAATAAAAAAGCAAGTATAAATGTTCCGACTGTTACATAGATGTCAGCTACATTGAAAACTGGAAAGTCGATCAGTTTAAAATAAAAGAAATCCACGACATACCCTAGTTTTAACCGATCAATAAAATTGCCAATTGCACCAGAGAAAATAAATACGGCACAAATTCGTAATGGCAGTAGTTTTTTTGTCATTGGGACATGCAGATAGAACCAGATAATAAATACTGAAATGATCAGTACAA
The sequence above is drawn from the Dorea formicigenerans genome and encodes:
- the rsfS gene encoding ribosome silencing factor, which encodes MNQALEMARVAYQALDEKKGEDIRVIDISGISVIGDYFVITNGTSDSQVRALVDNVEEKMHKAGYELKEQEGNNSGTWVLLDYGDIIIHIFDRENRPFYNLERIWSDGKDVEMNELS
- the lexA gene encoding transcriptional repressor LexA, with product MAQGKITPKQQEILDYIKSQILERGFPPAVRDICEAVHLKSTSSVHSHLETLEKNGYIKRDPTKPRAIEILDESFNFNRREMVNVPLIGRVAAGEPLLAQQNIENYFPIPMEFMPNNQTFMLTVCGESMVNAGILNGDMVLVEQQQTADNGDMVVALIDDGATVKTFYKEEGFIRLQPENDFMDPIIVRDCQILGKVIGVFRFFK
- a CDS encoding DUF5688 family protein; this encodes MEYLTFVEELKKHILKNEKWNISEENYKFYPDGYNAESDIEKEFIRNTNVKYNRVESDTLIGDFLNLTVTLEGRTDTYCRFSVKELYNEYQEYGWERVDFIISENIKLASFYSPDEIMKNITDYEFIRNRLIVRPINFTDNKYELKDCVYKKIGDIALVLYVLLYDDEKMGLGTVKAQKAFIDKWEKDYGEIWEDALRNTNVWAPPRMYMRAEDLIDPPYTQGAFMAFGYKFEKINPLFAPTITTVKKKNGAIAMFYPGVLEKLAEICGGSYYVSFTSIHDVRIHPVSTVQPRRILRSLKDVNKMFNQASDILSRQIFVYDNEKKELKPMEM
- a CDS encoding AAA family ATPase, with amino-acid sequence MTNTIITIGREFGSGGCEIGHKLAEKLGIKCYDKDMLDLAAKESGICQEIFESHDEKPTNSFLYSLVMDTYSFGYSSGSYTDMPLNHKVFLAQFDAIKKIAKAGPCVLVGRCADYALEDNPELLSVFIHANMDARIRRIARDFDLTDAKAKDMIRKTDKQRSSYYNYYTNKRWGDANSYQFCLDSSKLGIEGTVDAILKLIEIKDDQKINKKIY
- a CDS encoding LysM peptidoglycan-binding domain-containing protein; protein product: MRMGNEYAVERTMGRTESGKCQSKTHKTYRDTLTLWIVAFIMIAGLSIALGSNLVSAHDKSEQPEQKFYKSIEIKEGDTLWGIAKEYRGDDYDSIYDYIDEVMSINGLTSDQIHAGQYLTVAYYDTQAR
- a CDS encoding Uma2 family endonuclease is translated as MPLPKEQHKYTVDDILALPDGQRAELIDGQIYDMGTPTKTHQDILGYLFFSVQSHIMNNKGSCQAMLAPFSIFLNNDDRNYVEPDLSVICNPSILDEKGCHGAPDWIIEIVSPSSERMDYVVKTFKYRTAGVREYWVIDKTLQKVTVFDFENDNMFEYDFTQKIPVLIYDGELEIDLSRFI
- a CDS encoding RluA family pseudouridine synthase yields the protein MTEYFTVENEEGDRIDRYLAEEMPERSRSYLQKLIKEQYIKVNNKPVKANYRLVLGDRVEVCIPEAKEPDIEPENIPLDILYEDEDVIVVNKPKQMVVHPAPGHYSGTLVNALMYHCGNELSGINGTSRPGIVHRIDMDTTGSLIICKNDMAHQSLAVQLEEHSINRIYEAIVHGNIKEEEGTVNAPIGRHPTDRKKMSIHAKNARNAITHYKVLKRFGDYTYIQCKLETGRTHQIRVHMASIGHPLLGDQVYGPKKCPFSKLVGQTLHARTLGFIHPRTNEYIEVNAPLPDYFLNLLEKLN
- a CDS encoding transposase, producing the protein MRYSYEFKMMCVELYHSGSYPDIPEGLNPNTLKRHIREWSRLVDLHGPEVLKHKVFNKVWTPEEKLELISKVIAGTPRTKVAIEAGINAGLLYQWVHKYKLQGYNGLVESKRGRPTKEPRMKKSTNPLPLTESEREELIRLRTENEYIKAENEVIKKRIALRQEKWVAQLKAKKQQSSKNSEKKDIN
- the yqeK gene encoding bis(5'-nucleosyl)-tetraphosphatase (symmetrical) YqeK — its product is MDQEIEKISKKLMKELDEDRYRHTQGVMYTSAALAMRYGADLKKALLAGLLHDCAKCIPGHTKIKMCEKYNLEISEIERKNPSLLHAKLGAYLAKDKYDIEDEEILMAIRSHTTGRPGMSLLEKIVYIADYMEPGRKELPNMMDVRHLAFEDIDKCLYRILRDSLVYLKAQDMPIDQTTEETYQYYNELYSKH
- the lspA gene encoding signal peptidase II, whose amino-acid sequence is MDSIKSRGRHYISAILLVLVGVWFDQFTKTLAVDHLKGQDPFILFKNVFQFEYLENHGAAFGILQNKQIFFFIIVLIISVFIIWFYLHVPMTKKLLPLRICAVFIFSGAIGNFIDRLKLGYVVDFFYFKLIDFPVFNVADIYVTVGTFILAFLLLFYYKEEDLDRIFHS
- a CDS encoding tyrosine-type recombinase/integrase, with protein sequence MADKTITKSSTMTSDYYKQTQIDQTLRLREVLKTLPPFAKDYFRAMEPKSSAKTRINYAYDIRVFFHFLLENNPIYKNYTMDQFRVQDLERIEPVDIEEYMEYLKVYKREDNEMITNGERGLKRKMSALRSFYSYYFKHQYIATNPTLLVDMPKLHDKAIIRLDIDEVAMLLDYVESAGEHLTGQALAYYQKTKNRDLAILTLLLGTGIRVSECVGLNLTDVDFKNNGITVTRKGGSQMVVYFGDEVADALENYIEADRKVITPLSGHEEALFLSTQRKRMGVQAIENMVKKYARQVTPNKKITPHKLRSTYGTSLYKETGDIYLVADVLGHKDVNTTKKHYAAIDEDRRRMAASAVKLRE
- the nadD gene encoding nicotinate-nucleotide adenylyltransferase produces the protein MKIGIMGGTFDPIHNGHLHLARTALTQFDLDQIWFMPNGMPPHKKQSSIESDIHERIAMTRIAIKANKQFYLQEYEAKREKVSYSYKTMEHFRKMYPDDEFYFIIGADSLFSIETWKHPERLFKACIILAACRDEAATKESLNGQIQMLKGKYGAYIKFLAMPLEHVSSHEIRKLIESGEPVSEYIPAEVEAYIRKEGLYGSGNRKNQ
- a CDS encoding IS3 family transposase, with product MGCATQGEKAAIIKELREKGYQLKYLLKAMHMAKSTYYFEINRNDIVAERNQEVLEEIKNIFEENKRRYGVRRVHQELINRGYQVNHKRVQRLMHESGLAGKRPKEKYHSYKGQVGKIADNIIGRDFSTTSPLQKWTTDVSQFNFSWGKCYISPVLDMNTNEIISYDLSRTPNLGQIERMLNKAFEKFPSVEGLIFHSNQGWQYQHVNFRNALQEHGIVQSMSRKGNCYDNCIMETFFGRLKNEMYYGYEKDYSSFEEFSQAVEEYIDYYNNKRIQAKTKWMPPVQYRIASMCSA